A genomic stretch from Erysipelothrix sp. HDW6C includes:
- a CDS encoding SIS domain-containing protein — protein MDKMLTDFSSTLRHEINANIDRLNFEAITQAADLIIQQESKGNRVHVTGVGKPGHVAGYIASLLSSTGTSAYELNATEAVHGSSGQVKPGDVVIAISNSGETVELKATVETLKRNGSYIISCTQNKESWLGRQSDVCLEAFVSQEGDTLNKPPRASIVSEIIVLQCLSVVLQDAKNLNSQEYLKWHPGGSLGASIRHENEKEDCE, from the coding sequence ATGGATAAAATGCTCACTGACTTCTCAAGCACTCTACGTCATGAAATCAATGCAAATATTGACCGTCTAAACTTTGAAGCGATAACTCAAGCAGCAGACTTAATTATTCAACAAGAATCTAAAGGCAATCGTGTCCACGTAACAGGAGTTGGGAAACCTGGCCATGTTGCAGGATACATTGCCTCACTGCTATCGAGCACCGGAACAAGCGCATACGAGTTGAATGCAACAGAAGCAGTTCATGGATCCAGTGGACAGGTAAAGCCAGGTGATGTTGTTATTGCCATCTCAAACAGTGGAGAAACAGTTGAACTTAAGGCAACTGTCGAAACATTGAAACGAAATGGTTCATATATTATCAGTTGTACGCAGAACAAAGAATCGTGGCTGGGACGTCAAAGTGATGTCTGTCTTGAGGCTTTTGTGAGTCAAGAAGGAGACACATTAAACAAACCGCCGCGAGCATCCATTGTTTCGGAGATTATTGTGTTGCAATGCTTATCTGTAGTTCTACAAGATGCAAAGAATTTAAACTCCCAAGAATATCTGAAATGGCATCCTGGCGGTAGTCTGGGTGCAAGTATAAGGCATGAAAATGAGAAAGAGGATTGCGAATGA
- a CDS encoding PTS sugar transporter subunit IIA, producing the protein MKTLNIVIGTHGRFGEELVRSAEMIVGKMDNVNTVSLDPETSFETYMQEADALLSTLVGPIITLVDLFGGTPSNVFTVLSKKHGNAVITGLNLPMLVDLYLSTNHADAIDVSISAQRCLDALSESGTWTNQKLD; encoded by the coding sequence ATGAAAACCCTAAATATTGTGATAGGAACACATGGACGATTTGGCGAAGAACTTGTTCGATCCGCTGAAATGATTGTAGGAAAAATGGACAATGTTAATACAGTATCCTTAGATCCCGAAACCTCTTTTGAAACTTATATGCAAGAAGCAGATGCATTACTCTCCACCCTCGTCGGTCCCATCATCACACTTGTGGATCTGTTCGGAGGAACTCCAAGCAATGTATTCACGGTATTAAGTAAGAAACATGGAAATGCTGTTATCACGGGATTGAATCTTCCCATGTTAGTGGATCTCTATCTAAGCACGAACCATGCAGACGCAATCGATGTTTCGATATCTGCACAACGCTGCTTGGATGCGCTAAGTGAAAGTGGCACATGGACAAACCAAAAACTTGATTAA
- a CDS encoding PTS sugar transporter subunit IIB codes for MSIVLTRVDFRMIHGQVITRWLPQLHVNEIVAVDTDLSKDDFMQEVFKMAAPQGVRIRILSVEDAVLAQGNNEFDANRVMVLFKNVQELDKAVKAGFKLEEVQIGGLGGGPGRKAVNNAITLDRIDADTLTALEQTGINIYLQTTPDYPSETLQKAVAKL; via the coding sequence ATGAGTATAGTTTTAACAAGAGTTGATTTCAGAATGATCCATGGACAGGTAATCACACGTTGGCTGCCACAACTCCATGTCAATGAAATCGTTGCAGTGGACACAGATTTGAGTAAAGATGACTTTATGCAAGAAGTCTTCAAGATGGCGGCACCTCAAGGTGTTCGTATTCGCATTCTATCTGTAGAAGATGCAGTATTAGCCCAAGGGAATAACGAGTTTGATGCCAATCGTGTCATGGTGTTATTCAAGAATGTCCAAGAATTGGATAAAGCTGTCAAAGCTGGGTTCAAATTGGAAGAAGTACAAATCGGGGGTCTTGGGGGAGGTCCTGGACGTAAAGCTGTGAACAATGCGATTACATTGGATCGTATTGATGCGGATACACTAACTGCGCTTGAGCAAACAGGGATTAACATCTACTTGCAAACAACGCCAGATTATCCGTCGGAAACACTGCAAAAAGCAGTTGCTAAATTATAA
- a CDS encoding PTS sugar transporter subunit IIC, producing MVIRAILVGLIYWIAMGRAQYFFSFAFRKPVVVGVFIGLVYGDVQMGLLYGATIQLMYMGGIEAGGNIPSDQALAACIAIPAAIVNNLDPGTAVALAVPFGVLGVLINNVRRTINSFYNKKADEFIETEAYDKLSTFSFLFPWLTGGVLYFTPVFVATLFGPAVVEAFINVIPAQLMTGLANAGGMLPALGFALTLVVMGKKQYLPFFVLGFFAYAVAGFSMLTGAVFALCIALIVSLFKQNNEEGGIA from the coding sequence ATGGTAATTAGAGCTATATTGGTTGGACTGATTTATTGGATTGCAATGGGTCGCGCACAGTATTTTTTCTCATTCGCGTTTCGTAAGCCTGTTGTTGTCGGGGTATTTATTGGTTTGGTATACGGAGATGTTCAAATGGGACTGCTTTATGGAGCAACCATTCAATTGATGTATATGGGTGGAATTGAAGCAGGGGGAAATATCCCAAGTGATCAAGCACTTGCAGCTTGTATCGCAATCCCAGCGGCAATTGTAAATAATCTCGATCCAGGAACCGCAGTAGCCTTGGCGGTACCTTTCGGAGTTTTGGGAGTCTTGATTAACAACGTACGACGTACAATCAACTCATTTTACAATAAGAAAGCAGATGAGTTTATTGAAACAGAGGCATATGACAAATTATCAACATTCTCATTCTTGTTCCCATGGTTAACAGGTGGAGTTCTCTACTTCACACCTGTATTCGTAGCAACACTCTTTGGTCCAGCAGTTGTTGAGGCATTCATCAATGTCATTCCCGCACAACTGATGACCGGTCTTGCCAATGCAGGGGGTATGTTACCCGCACTCGGATTTGCATTGACACTTGTTGTAATGGGTAAGAAACAATATCTACCGTTCTTTGTTTTAGGATTCTTCGCTTATGCAGTCGCAGGATTCTCAATGTTAACAGGTGCAGTATTCGCACTTTGTATCGCACTCATTGTTTCATTATTCAAACAAAATAATGAAGAAGGAGGTATCGCATGA
- a CDS encoding PTS sugar transporter subunit IIB, translating to MSTKVKLARIDKRLLHATVAVNWAPFVNANYAIVVDPKYVGDPFIENVMQLCLPKSMKVKIFNVDQLLGFVNEHTYETRNVMLIFKDLATALEAIKAGLVLKEIQLPYPASRMMIKRLPDYFNENEIETIRAIQTQETRLYFQTAPLDTKEYSIFTKK from the coding sequence ATGAGCACAAAAGTGAAACTTGCAAGAATAGACAAACGGCTGCTCCATGCAACGGTTGCGGTTAATTGGGCTCCCTTTGTAAACGCAAACTATGCAATTGTCGTCGATCCCAAATATGTTGGTGATCCATTTATTGAAAATGTTATGCAGCTTTGTCTGCCGAAGTCGATGAAAGTGAAAATATTTAATGTAGACCAACTTTTAGGATTTGTGAATGAACACACCTATGAAACCCGCAATGTTATGTTGATTTTTAAAGACCTTGCGACTGCACTCGAAGCAATTAAAGCTGGTCTTGTTCTTAAAGAAATTCAACTACCCTATCCAGCAAGCCGAATGATGATCAAGCGACTCCCTGATTATTTTAATGAAAATGAAATTGAAACAATTAGAGCAATACAAACTCAAGAAACGCGTTTATATTTTCAAACGGCTCCATTGGATACGAAAGAGTACAGTATATTTACAAAAAAATAA
- a CDS encoding phosphoglycerate dehydrogenase, with protein sequence MKVLITPRGFHKVGQTYVKLMEDHGLTVHYNDTGLAYTHEEFIALAHDADAIIVGVDRMDREMMSQCPNLRVICKFGVGTDNIDLDYARESGIHVGRTVGSNSRSVAEHVMALMFAESKNIYPVVRDVKAHKWEKPTGYELAQKTLGIVGFGAIGKHLATIANGIGMNVVAYDAFDIPNETATSYQTSVVSFDTLIATSDYISLHVPLTDETANMFSEKTFNQMKNTASIINAARGGIVDEDALYRALVNRDIRAACFDVFSIEPPSHDEKLLELDNFLLTPHTASRTVESELRTCEMSSQIVMEHLGVEVKHG encoded by the coding sequence ATGAAAGTATTAATAACACCAAGAGGGTTTCATAAAGTTGGTCAAACCTATGTGAAACTCATGGAAGACCATGGATTGACCGTTCACTACAACGATACAGGTCTAGCCTATACACATGAAGAATTTATTGCACTCGCACATGATGCGGATGCTATCATTGTTGGCGTTGATCGTATGGATCGAGAAATGATGTCCCAATGTCCCAATTTACGCGTTATATGCAAATTTGGAGTGGGTACTGACAACATTGATCTTGATTACGCTCGAGAAAGTGGCATACATGTGGGACGCACTGTTGGTTCAAACTCGCGCTCTGTTGCCGAACATGTAATGGCACTGATGTTTGCTGAATCAAAAAATATATATCCTGTTGTTCGTGATGTAAAAGCGCACAAATGGGAAAAACCAACCGGGTACGAATTAGCCCAAAAGACACTGGGTATTGTGGGTTTTGGTGCCATTGGAAAGCACTTAGCGACAATCGCGAATGGTATTGGTATGAATGTAGTTGCATATGATGCATTTGACATTCCCAATGAAACGGCAACATCATATCAAACGTCAGTTGTGTCATTTGATACACTAATTGCAACGAGTGATTATATTTCGCTTCATGTTCCACTGACAGATGAAACTGCAAATATGTTCTCAGAGAAAACTTTCAATCAAATGAAGAATACAGCTAGTATCATTAATGCTGCACGTGGTGGAATTGTTGATGAAGACGCTTTGTATAGGGCACTTGTTAATCGCGATATTCGCGCTGCGTGTTTCGATGTATTCTCAATTGAACCACCATCGCACGATGAAAAACTTTTAGAATTGGATAATTTCTTGTTAACCCCACATACTGCTTCAAGAACTGTTGAGTCAGAGCTGCGAACATGTGAAATGTCCTCGCAGATTGTTATGGAGCATCTTGGTGTAGAGGTGAAGCATGGATAA
- a CDS encoding ketohydroxyglutarate aldolase gives MKKVNVTKRLYDVGALAIVRAETLERACEIADGCIEGGVPVMEMSYTLNNAGDIIEGLVKKYGDSLCVGAGTVLDSETARHAILKGAEFIIAPNYSEDVAKICNRYQIPYAPGCTSLTEAVEALSNGAAFIKAFPISDFYGANLAKVFKTPIPEMPLLASGGITIDNLGTWINNGVDVCGFGGLLTKGTSQDIARNASLIRSTIDSHRK, from the coding sequence ATGAAAAAGGTAAATGTAACAAAGAGATTGTACGATGTTGGTGCATTGGCGATTGTTCGTGCAGAAACATTAGAACGTGCTTGCGAAATTGCGGATGGGTGTATCGAAGGTGGTGTACCTGTCATGGAAATGAGTTACACGCTAAACAATGCAGGCGATATTATTGAGGGACTTGTCAAGAAATACGGTGATTCTCTGTGCGTTGGTGCAGGAACTGTTTTGGATTCAGAGACTGCGCGACATGCGATTCTCAAGGGCGCGGAGTTTATCATTGCACCGAACTATTCTGAAGATGTTGCAAAAATTTGCAATCGTTATCAAATTCCTTATGCTCCGGGCTGTACATCACTCACTGAAGCGGTAGAAGCATTGAGTAATGGCGCTGCGTTCATTAAAGCGTTTCCTATCTCGGATTTCTACGGTGCAAATCTTGCGAAGGTATTCAAGACACCAATTCCTGAAATGCCACTTTTGGCGAGTGGTGGAATCACAATTGATAACCTTGGTACATGGATTAACAATGGTGTTGATGTTTGCGGATTTGGTGGATTGTTAACAAAGGGAACATCTCAGGATATTGCTCGCAATGCGTCCTTAATTCGATCGACAATTGATTCGCATCGAAAATAA
- a CDS encoding PTS system mannose/fructose/sorbose family transporter subunit IID — protein MSKVVTAIEETQTIVTKKDLLIAWWKWCRAVEVPVSFDRMQALAFGYSLNKVLRKIYKDDPEELQEAMRRHVTMFNTNCDWGSIIHGITISLEEQRALGNKDITPEIIQSLKIGLMGPLAGIGDSVDQGIVATIPLAIFVPMALEGSVLAAFIPGIIYLAWSYGFSWFLFQKGYKLGKNSVLEILHSGKIKKVIDVASIVGLFMIGCLSASFVKVSTILTFTSSTSTVALQDILDGILPRLLPFAVVMGMYLYITKRGPKYLRLIGYTMIIAIALTFLGVI, from the coding sequence ATGAGTAAAGTAGTTACAGCCATTGAGGAAACGCAAACAATTGTTACAAAGAAAGATTTACTAATTGCTTGGTGGAAATGGTGTCGTGCCGTTGAAGTCCCTGTTAGTTTTGATCGCATGCAAGCTCTTGCGTTTGGGTACTCACTCAATAAGGTACTCCGGAAAATCTACAAAGATGATCCAGAAGAACTTCAAGAAGCAATGCGTCGTCATGTCACAATGTTTAATACTAACTGTGACTGGGGAAGCATTATCCATGGGATTACTATCTCACTTGAAGAACAACGTGCTCTGGGAAACAAGGATATTACCCCGGAAATCATTCAATCATTGAAAATTGGATTAATGGGGCCATTAGCGGGTATTGGTGACAGTGTTGACCAAGGAATTGTTGCGACGATTCCATTGGCAATCTTCGTTCCTATGGCTCTTGAAGGGTCGGTATTAGCAGCGTTTATTCCCGGAATCATCTACCTGGCGTGGTCGTATGGATTCTCATGGTTCTTATTCCAAAAAGGGTATAAATTAGGTAAGAACTCAGTGCTTGAGATTCTACATTCTGGAAAAATTAAGAAAGTCATCGATGTCGCAAGTATTGTTGGACTCTTTATGATTGGGTGTTTATCGGCCTCATTTGTTAAAGTATCTACAATTCTAACGTTCACAAGTTCAACGTCAACAGTAGCACTTCAAGATATATTGGATGGTATTTTACCACGTCTCTTGCCATTTGCAGTTGTTATGGGGATGTATCTTTACATCACAAAACGCGGACCAAAATACTTGCGTTTAATTGGATATACGATGATTATTGCGATTGCACTCACATTCTTAGGCGTCATTTAG
- a CDS encoding CdaR family transcriptional regulator → MNSKHVMDYSVSHVSVDTIFVEFINVVQENNKYIIGLLDTNDTIVACSSEGYIGKSRRTIPDTQQNCVFEITVHDQTFGSLWVNGEESLKMMSSLLLESLTTRIMYEMNEQRLQQKITKDDELIEILLKKDAFDRKRVIELSEELEIDQDKTRIAILVTHETGFDRNEVVRLKLKEDSKELIYSLIDAKTLLLFKDVPETLSNDKLKKHVLKYINGLQNWGLSDSSYSIGSMQNKLINYKESYQNCVWLYQHKRSQATITFFMDYLSEYYVKQVPIDSIRNYFDYYVDRAKGLDAEELIEITERLFQNSFNITQTADDLYIHKNTLIYKLKRYETIFDIDVRGSFEGKVFLMLIIEALKEHQQQKQVGEII, encoded by the coding sequence ATGAATTCAAAACACGTCATGGATTATAGTGTAAGTCATGTATCGGTGGATACAATTTTTGTTGAATTTATAAATGTAGTGCAGGAAAATAATAAATATATTATTGGTCTCCTCGATACAAACGATACAATTGTTGCCTGCAGTTCGGAAGGATACATTGGCAAGTCTCGCCGTACAATTCCCGACACCCAACAAAATTGTGTATTTGAAATTACCGTTCACGATCAGACCTTTGGTTCGTTATGGGTCAATGGCGAAGAAAGTCTCAAAATGATGAGTAGCCTACTTTTGGAGTCACTTACAACACGAATCATGTATGAAATGAACGAACAACGCCTTCAACAAAAAATTACAAAAGATGATGAACTCATTGAAATCTTACTAAAAAAAGATGCTTTTGATCGAAAAAGAGTCATCGAACTGAGCGAAGAACTTGAGATTGATCAAGATAAAACACGCATTGCAATTCTTGTTACGCATGAAACAGGATTCGACCGCAACGAAGTTGTTCGACTCAAACTAAAAGAAGACAGCAAAGAATTGATCTATTCTCTCATTGATGCAAAGACGCTGCTCCTTTTTAAAGATGTGCCCGAAACACTATCAAATGATAAACTTAAAAAACATGTATTAAAGTATATCAATGGACTGCAGAATTGGGGGCTGAGTGACAGTAGCTACAGTATTGGGTCAATGCAAAACAAGCTCATTAACTACAAAGAGAGCTATCAAAATTGCGTATGGTTATACCAACACAAGCGAAGTCAAGCTACGATTACCTTCTTCATGGACTATTTGTCTGAGTACTATGTAAAACAAGTTCCCATTGACAGCATTCGAAATTACTTTGACTATTATGTGGATCGTGCGAAAGGTCTGGATGCAGAAGAATTAATTGAAATCACCGAAAGACTATTTCAAAATAGCTTTAACATCACCCAGACTGCCGATGACCTTTATATCCATAAGAACACGCTCATATACAAACTAAAACGATACGAAACAATTTTTGATATCGATGTGAGGGGAAGTTTTGAAGGGAAGGTTTTCCTGATGCTTATCATCGAAGCACTCAAGGAACACCAACAACAAAAACAAGTAGGTGAAATTATATGA